Proteins from a genomic interval of Plasmodium sp. gorilla clade G2 genome assembly, chromosome: 10:
- a CDS encoding palmitoyltransferase, putative, whose protein sequence is MKEANAYEKDIRRLLPVMLIGLVTVVMYTIFVTFYCMVLLQINVEKQYVNIDLLNEGYTKLITFHILLFLLIWSFYKTYKVNPGNIPDNHEWRVEPNIGRIKEREKTGELRYCIHEKKYKPDRSHYCRAIEKNVLKMDHYCPWVANCVGFYNYKFFLLSLFYANICCLYVNINCYTSFPNFYSNPNILFNEVFYLFLEIVLASVILIIIFPFFLFHIYLTSKNYTTLEFCVTGQWEKGNIYDLGIEENFKQVLGDNVLFWIFPLGKPKGNGLFYKTADQMGYIYK, encoded by the exons atgaaagaaGCTAATGCatatgaaaaagatataagGCGACTTTTACCTGTTATG CTAATAGGTTTAGTAACCGTTGTTATGTACACAATATTTGTTACA TTTTATTGTATGGTATTATTACAAATTAATGTGGAAAAacaatatgtaaatatagaTCTCTTAAATGAAGGATATACTAAATTAATAACAT ttCATATACTACTCTTTCTACTCATATGGtctttttataaaacatacAAAGTAAACCCAGGAAATATTCCTg ATAATCATGAATGGAGAGTTGAACCAAATATTGGAAGAATAAAGGAAAGGGAAAAAACag GTGAACTTCGTTATTGCATTCatgagaaaaaatataaacccGATAGATCACATTATTGCCG ggcAATCGAAAAGAATGTCTTAAAAATGGACCATTATTGTCCATGG GTGGCTAATTGTGTAggattttataattataaattttttttgttaagtTTATTTTATGCGAATATATGTTgcttatatgttaatataaattgTTATACGTCATTCCCAAATTTTTATTCAAACCCAAATATACTATTCAATGaggtattttatttattcttggAAATTGTCTTGGCATCTGTCATTTTAAT tATCATATTTCCATTTTTCTTATTCCACATATATTTGACGTCTAAGAATTATACGACCCTTGAATTTTGTGTG ACTGGACAATGGGAGAAGGGAAATATATACGATTTGGGAATTGAAGAAAATTTTAAACAAGTTTTA ggaGATAATGTTTTGTTTTGGATTTTTCCTCTTGGAAAACCGAAAGGAAACGGGCTATTCTACAAAACAGCTGATCAGAtgggttatatatataaatga
- a CDS encoding methyltransferase, putative has product MMNFIRLSLDAYPVKYYKRTYKVTNILKINGIGLLNWDCDKIKNFISKFDVTCMIYLIDNEDMIYIEFYRKKDCTFVYKFFNNTLPTGSTCSISDVSAEYANIKYEINNNACAIYSCDYSCLLKHKEYITIIDNVLDKKLSDEILENYKNEKWLMYTKNDEINVGYYFCRNIPNKIYKSYCISKLDSFFSLEFLERITKIFNNRQPNQITILNCHLKKAIEYVIESSYIFDDEIAFLVLGNELPMSFLDIRNKEKLNLVIESNTLLRIKGKLRHEIIFGIPKKKKIQMQDKLMDRKNSYLVIFRFIREDNIQNFVTQKIKHKIPPNEKQEKDCIPIDVNEYTSEKLEKTYVLDVYNQIALHFGHTRYKSWKNVENIINEEKKGNIILDVGCGNGKNLRESSKYFYIGLDFSLYLLMLAKKKTNTDLLLSNCINIPLRSNLADLCISIAVIHHLGTHEKRKQAVNEMVRCTKVGGRILIYVWAYEQQENVVGNRKFDSQDIFVPWYFQQQYKTEGQDDDTGGGEEEQQEKEKEENHKFKPVKKDLVKLERYYHVFKKEELYELCNSIEGVQVEKFYFDCNNWGIILRKNF; this is encoded by the exons ATGATGAATTTCATAAGGTTATCACTTGATGCATACCCAGTAAA ataTTACAAAAGAACATACAAAGTAACGAACATATTAAAGATAAATGGTATTGGTTTATTGAATTGGGACtgtgataaaataaaaaatttcattTCTAAATTTGATGTTACttgtatgatatatttaattgaCAATGAagatatgatttatatagaATTTTATAGAAAGAAGGACTGCACCTttgtttataaatttttcaacaat acTTTGCCGACTGGGTCGACATGTAGTATATCTGATGTGAGTGCAGAATATGCAAATATAAAATACGAAATAAATAACAATGCTTGTGCAATTTATTCTTGTGATTATTCTTGCttattaaaacataaagaatatattacaattattGATAATGTTCTTGATAAGAAATTATCAGATGAAATTCTtgagaattataaaaatgaaaaatggtTAATGTATACAAAAAATGATG aGATCAATGTTGGATATTATTTCTGTAGAAATAttccaaataaaatatataaatcttaCTGTATTTCAAAATtagattcttttttttctctagAATTTTTAGAAcgaataacaaaaatatttaataatagaCAACCCAACCAAATTACTATATTAAACTGTCATCTCAAAAAAGCTATAGAATATGTTATTGAATCAAGTTATATTTTTGac gaTGAAATAGCCTTTTTAGTGCTAGGAAACGAATTACCAATGTCATTTCTTGATATACGAAACA aagaaaaattaaaccTTGTAATTGAGAGTAATACCCTTTTAAGAATTAAAGGGAAATTAAGGCATGAGATAATTTTTGgaattccaaaaaaaaaaaaaattcaaatgcAAGATAAg cttATGGATAGAAAAAATAGCTACCTCGTCATATTCAGGTTCATTAGAGAGGATAATATACAAAACTTTGTAACGCAAAAGATTAAACATAAAATACCTCCAAATgaaaaacaagaaaaagaTTGTATTCCTATTGATGTAAATGAATACACGTCAGAAAAATTAGAGAAGACGTATGTATTAGATGTTTACAACCAAATAGCTTTGCATTTTGGTCACACAAG ataCAAATCGTGGAAAAatgtagaaaatataattaatgaagaaaaaaaagggaaTATAATTTTAGATGTAGGATGTGGAAATGGAAAGAATTTGCGTGAAtcatcaaaatatttttatataggaTTAGATTTTAGTCTTTATTTATTGATGCTTGCAAAGAAAAAGACGAACACGGATTTGCTGTTATCGAATTGTATAAACATACCATTAAGATCGA aTTTGGCTGATTTGTGTATATCCATTGCAGTTATACATCACTTGGGTACACATGAAAAAAg AAAACAAGCAGTCAATGAAATGGTTCGGTGCACGAAAGTTGGAGGAAggattttaatatatgtctG ggcCTATGAACAACAAGAAAATGTTGTAGGAAATCGAAAATTTGATTCTCAAGATA taTTCGTACCATGGTACTTTCAACAACAATATAAAACAGAAGGACAAGATGATGACACAGGAGGAGGAGAAGAAGAACAacaagaaaaggaaaaagaagaaaatcaTAAGTTTAAACCTGTAAAAAAAG aTCTAGTTAAATTAGAAAGATATTAccatgtttttaaaaaagaagaattatatgaattatgtAATAGCATCGAAGGAGTACAGGTTGagaaattttattttgattgtAATAACTGGGGAattatattaagaaaaaatttttaa